One window of Deltaproteobacteria bacterium genomic DNA carries:
- a CDS encoding ComF family protein, with protein sequence MGRIRGLTGGTGAILAVLGRRCRSCGRVSGVGPDGLCEDCGRDLAPRTGGYCPRCGELYDDSESSPHPCAECLRAAPPWSGFFFHGEYTGRLREMILGLKFNDRIGTLALLGSFLARAGRTAGLGGVDVVLPVPLHYKRLRERGYNQSLELARALARERGWPLDAHGLVRVRQTIPQTGLTRAG encoded by the coding sequence ATGGGAAGAATTCGGGGCCTGACCGGAGGGACGGGGGCGATTCTGGCCGTGTTGGGCCGAAGGTGCCGATCCTGCGGCCGGGTCTCCGGGGTCGGGCCGGATGGGCTGTGCGAGGACTGCGGTCGGGATTTGGCCCCAAGAACAGGCGGCTATTGCCCGCGGTGCGGCGAGCTGTACGACGATTCCGAAAGTTCGCCCCATCCCTGCGCCGAATGTCTGCGAGCCGCCCCGCCTTGGTCCGGTTTTTTCTTTCACGGTGAGTACACGGGGAGGCTTCGGGAGATGATTCTGGGCCTCAAGTTCAATGACCGGATCGGGACCCTGGCCCTGCTCGGGTCGTTTCTGGCCCGGGCCGGGAGAACGGCGGGCCTGGGCGGCGTGGACGTGGTGCTTCCGGTGCCTCTGCATTACAAGAGGTTGCGCGAGAGGGGGTACAATCAGAGTTTGGAACTGGCCCGGGCCCTGGCCCGCGAACGGGGCTGGCCTTTGGACGCCCATGGCCTGGTTCGAGTTCGGCAGACCATTCCCCAGACCGGGCTGACCAGGGCCGGGC